The Impatiens glandulifera chromosome 3, dImpGla2.1, whole genome shotgun sequence genome contains a region encoding:
- the LOC124931018 gene encoding nitrate regulatory gene2 protein, which yields MGASDSKPGKTEPLMLCKERKRFIEQAIDSRYAFAAAHVSYIQSLRNVGVALRRFTEAEVQKESSSLTPTSTTEVDKTPSHSSYPSPSPSPSNFTAADSPLSPPVSRLSYMKSSVGNSVSVSVGPCKNGYLNHSESMSFSMPPPPPPLPEPGSSWDYFDPSDDLESFSFMRNEEWDVDLDNVDSDTEKVLNKSLVPLVVKPALEKKEVEEREDASEFITHRAKDFLSSIRDIDHKFFRASEAGREVSRMLESNKIRVGYSVMDGRKSLGINAAFQRLCCSRRRPALVSHETSKPGMKVITWKRTTSSRSSSSRNPLKDDNDDSGSDFMEDFGMIAGSHSSTLERMYAWERKLYDEVKAIDSIRKEYNRKCDKLRHQFAKGLKSQIIDKTRAIVKNLHSRTTVALFTVDSISKRIEKMRDDELLPQLLELIHGLIRMWKSMLECHHSQYITISLAYHGKSSKANDPQIMMLLEEEIECFGVSFVNWINCHTSYIEALNSWLQHCVLKPPEQTKGRRMAFSPRRLVAPPIFILCLDWLAGIKAFPSNNVSKAVEDFLYQLRLEMEKRAVRYDSVEKEENVVDGLSGDLRCIHTSLAKLFDGLHKFSEASLKMYEDVRQKSEAARNIYSSYKQPVVRF from the exons ATGGGGGCTTCTGATTCAAAACCCGGAAAGACTGAACCACTTATGCTATGCAAAGAAAGGAAGAGATTCATCGAACAAGCGATTGATTCGAGGTACGCTTTCGCCGCCGCGCATGTATCATACATTCAATCTCTCCGAAACGTCGGCGTCGCTCTCAGGAGATTTACGGAGGCTGAAGTACAGAAAGAATCTTCTTCTCTGACCCCAACTTCGACAACCGAAGTTGACAAAACCCCTTCTCATTCTTCATACCCATcaccatctccatctccatccaACTTTACTGCTGCCGATTCCCCTCTTTCACCTCCAGTCTCTAGATTGAGTTATATGAAATCATCTGTTGGAAATTCGGTTTCTGTAAGTGTTGGACCTTGTAAAAATGGGTACTTAAACCACTCTGAatcaatgtcattttcaatgcctccaccacctcctcctCTACCAGAGCCAGGATCCTCTTGGGATTACTTTGACCCTTCTGATGATCTCGAGAGTTTCAGTTTTATGAGAAATGAGGAATGGGACGTGGATTTGGATAATGTTGATTCTGATACGGAGAAGGTTTTGAACAAATCATTGGTTCCATTAGTGGTGAAACCTGCATTGGAGAAGAAGGAAGTAGAGGAAAGAGAAGATGCCAGTGAATTCATTACTCATAGGGCTAAGGATTTTCTTTCTAGTATTAGGGATATTGATCATAAGTTCTTTAGAGCATCAGAAGCAGGAAGAGAAGTTTCTAGGATGCTtgagtctaataaaattagGGTTGGATATTCTGTTATGGATG GGAGGAAATCTTTAGGAATAAATGCAGCTTTTCAACGTTTATGTTGCTCAAGAAGGAGGCCTGCACTTGTATCACATG AGACTTCAAAACCTGGTATGAAGGTTATTACATGGAAGCGAACAACTTCTTCGAGATCTTCTTCATCAAGGAACCCTCTAAAAGATGATAACGATGATAGTGGAAGTGATTTTATGGAGGATTTTGGCATGATTGCTGGAAGTCACTCTTCTACTTTAGAAAGAATGTATGCTTGGGAGAGAAAACTCTATGATGAAGTGAAG GCCATCGATTCCATCCGGAAAGAGTACAATCGGAAATGTGATAAGCTGAGGCATCAATTTGCCAAAGGCTTGAAGAGTCAAATAATTGATAAAACGCGGGCAATTGTGAAAAATCTCCATTCACGAACCACGGTTGCTCTCTTCACCGTTGATTCAATATCGAAAAGAATAGAGAAGATGCGCGATGACGAGCTGCTTCCACAGCTTCTCGAACTGATTCATGG TTTGATTAGGATGTGGAAATCAATGTTAGAATGTCATCACAGCCAATACATAACCATTTCACTAGCCTACCATGGAAAAAGCTCAAAAGCTAACGACCCTCAAATAATGATGCTTCTCGAAGAAGAGATCGAATGCTTTGGCGTAAGCTTTGTCAACTGGATTAACTGTCACACTTCATACATCGAAGCTCTCAACAGCTGGCTACAACATTGCGTATTGAAGCCACCCGAGCAAACGAAGGGAAGAAGAATGGCATTCTCCCCACGTCGGCTTGTGGCGCCTCCAATTTTCATTCTCTGTCTCGATTGGCTGGCTGGGATCAAGGCTTTTCCCTCAAACAACGTGAGTAAAGCTGTTGAAGACTTTCTGTATCAGCTGAGACTCGAAATGGAGAAGAGGGCGGTTAGATATGATTCAGTTGAGAAAGAAGAGAATGTGGTTGATGGGTTATCAGGAGACTTAAGGTGTATACATACGAGCTTGGCAAAGCTTTTCGATGGTCTTCATAAATTCTCGGAGGCATCGCTGAAGATGTATGAGGATGTTCGACAAAAGAGTGAAGCTGCTAGAAATATCTACTCAAGTTATAAGCAGCCTGTTGTTAGATTCTGA
- the LOC124931317 gene encoding PLAT domain-containing protein 3-like produces MAIGVINNTNFFFSSSFHLFIIIFATVSATIARSDDCVYSLYVRTGSIIKGGTNSKMSATLYDRDGWGIRINDIELWGGLMGQAYDYFERGNLDIFSGRGPCLDAPICALNLTSDGSGPNHGWYCNYVEVTATGPHMGCSQQLFTIEQWLATDTSPYELTAIRDYCGPYVSNPTVGKRVRIINGPDKSVISVI; encoded by the exons ATGGCAATTGGAGTAATCAATAATACcaacttcttcttctcatccTCCTTTCATctattcatcatcatcttcgCTACTGTTTCCGCCACCATTGCCAGATCC GATGATTGTGTGTACAGTCTCTACGTAAGAACTGGATCAATAATTAAAGGAGGAACAAATTCAAAGATGAGCGCAACGCTTTACGATCGAGACGGGTGGGGAATCCGAATCAACGATATCGAGTTATGGGGCGGGTTAATGGGTCAAGCTTACGATTATTTCGAAAGAGGGAACCTCGATATTTTCAGTGGTAGAGGTCCGTGTCTGGATGCTCCAATTTGCGCTTTGAATTTGACATCGGACGGGTCGGGTCCTAATCACGGTTGGTATTGTAACTATGTCGAGGTAACTGCTACTGGACCTCACATGGGTTGCTCACAGCAACTGTTCACGATTGAGCAATGGCTTGCCACTGATACTTCTCCTTATGAGCTTACTGCTATTCGTGATTATTGTGGACCGTATGTTTCGAACCCGACAGTTGGAAAACGGGTTCGAATCATCAACGGTCCAGATAAGTCTGTCATTTCTGTTATATGA